CTCTGGCCCCCACGGGTTATGAGTACGAAGTCATTATCGTTGACGATGGCAGCCGCGATAATACCTGGGAAGTGATTGAAAACCTTGCGAAGGAATATCCCTTCACTAAGGCTTATCGCTTCCAGTTCAACTGCGGTAAGGCCGCTGGTCTTGCACTTGGCTTCTCTAAGGCCAAGGGTAAGTATGTGGCAACTCTGGATGGCGACTTGCAGGATGATCCTCTGGAAATTCCCAAGATGATCAAGATCCTGGAAGATGGCTACGACCTGGTTTCCGGCTGGAAGATCCGTCGTCTGGATCCCTGGCACAAGACTTGGCCTTCCAAACTGTTCAACTTGACTGTTTCCGCCGTATGTGGCAAGCGTCTTCACGATTTTAACTGCGGTATTAAGGCTTACCGCTGTTCCGTGGTCCGCTTTATTGACCTGTACGGCGATTTCCATCGTTTTATTCCTGTGATGGCAAAGTGGCAGGGCTTCCGCATTACTGAAATGCCGGTGGCTCATCGTGCCCGCGTCCATGGCGTTTCTAAGTACGGAGTTTCCCGTCTGGTTTCGGGCTTCCTGGATTTGCTATCCCTCATGTTCCTGAAAAGTTTTGCAACAAAGCCGCTTCATTTCTTTGGTTTGCTGGGCTTGATTTGTATATTGATTGGGCTTGGCGTGACCGGATACTTTGCCTACGAATGGATTCAGCTGGGTGCACTCCATGTGCGTCCTCTGCTTCTTGCTGGTGGCTTTGCTCTGGTCATGGGCGTTCAGTTTATTTCCCTGGGTCTCCTGGGCGAAATGATGAACGGTAACCGAAAGAGAACTTACCCTGTTGCAGAATCCATTGAAGATTCTGCTGCAAAATGATTTGTGTTTTGGAGGATATATGGCGTACCCTAAGAGTTTGGTGATTATTCCTACCTACAATGAGAAGGAAAACATCCTTCTAATTATGGCGGAAATTTTGAAGCAGAATGAATGTCTGGAAATCCTGGTGGTGGACGATGGTTCTCCCGATGGTACTGGCGATATGGTCCAGGCAGAAACTGAAAAGAATCCTCGCATTCACCTCCTTCGCCGTAAGGGCAAGATGGGTCTTGGTTCTGCTTACGTCACTGGCTTTAAGTGGGCTCTGGAACGTGATTTCCAGCGCGTGTTCGAAATGGATGCCGATTTCAGCCATAATCCCGCTGACTTGACTCGATTCCTGGATGCCGCCGAAAATGGTGCAGACCTGGTGCTGGGTAGCCGCTATCTTGACAATAAGATTAGCGTGGTAAACTGGGACCTGAAGCGTCTGATCCTGAGCTACGGTGCAAACGTCTATACTCGCATTGTGACTGGCCTTCCCATTAGCGATGCTACGGGTGGCTTCAAGTGCTATAGCCGTGCCGCCCTCCAGGCACTGAACCTGGACAAGATGAAAAGCGATGGCTATTGCTTCCAGATTGAAACCACCTTCAAGGTCCGCAAGAAGGGCCTGACGGTAAAGGAAATCCCCATTGTCTTTACGGACCGCACCCGCGGTACCTCCAAGATGAGCGGGGGTATTATTTCTGAAGCGTTCTTCCTGGTTCTCAAGCTCCGTCTGGGCCTGGCATAATTTTTAGGTTTTCGTAATGGCTGTTGATTATTCCTGTTCCGTTATTATTGTCGCTTATAACTCTAGCGATTTTATTCCTGCATGTCTTAAGTCCGTCCGCGATGCAAGCGAGGATGTTGATGTTGAAGTCATTGTTCTGGATAACGGATCTCCGGAACCTATTACAGCTGAAATCAAGGCTTTCTTCCCCGAAGTCAAGTGGGTGGATTCCAAGGAAAACCTGGGCTTTGGCAAGGGCTGCAATCTTGCTGTAAAGTCTGCGACCAAGCCTTACTTGTTCTTTATCAATCCCGATACCATTGTTTCCAGGGATTCCTTCCGCAAGATGTTGGAATTTGTCCAGGAACATCCGGAAACTGGCTTGGCAGGCTCTCGAATCCTGAACGAGGATGGTTCCCTGCAGTTGGCTTGCCGTCGTTCTTTCCCCACGACCTTCTCCGCCATCTCCAAGACTATTGGTCTTGCGGCACTATTCCCCAAGAGCAAGCTGTTCGCCTCCTATAACATGACCTACGCTGATCCGGACGAAGTGACGGAAGTGGATGCCATCAGTGGTTCCTTCTTCTGCGTACGCAGCGATCTGTACAGGGAATTGAAGGGCTTTGACGAAGATTTCTTCATGTATGGTGAAGACCTGGATCTTTGCTTTAGGGCAAAGGCTACCGGCCATAAGAACTATTACACTCCTGTAACCAACATTCTGCATTTTAAGGGCCAGAGTTGTAAGACCCGTCGCTGGAAATCCTACGTGGATTTCTACCAGGCCATGTTGATCTTTGTGAGAAAACACAAGGACCTGTATTTTGTACCCTCTCTGTTGGTTTCGTTAGGTATTCTTTTTGCGGCATTCGTGGGCATGTTCTCCCGCCTGATTCCCAAGTTCTGGAAGATTATTCTCGATGTAATCCTCATTTTTGGTGTATCCCTGATTGCGTGTTGCGTTGAAAATGATCCTTACGACGGTTTCGTTAATACTGATGTTGTGTTCCTGAGCGTCCTAGTGGTAAATATTCTCTATTTGGCCTTACGTGGTGAATATAGTACTGCATCATTGAATGGTGAAAAGTTTATATGTCACCTAGTGCCGATAAATTTTTTGGCCGTTGCAGGTTCCCTTGCCTATATTGTTTTTCTTAGTAATCGAGGTTGCGTTTGTTCTATCCTGGATTCAAATGAACTGTATTGTTATTTGATCCTTGTTTTGGGTATTCCCTTGGCTCTCAAGGCCTGGCGCCGCGTGGCATTTTGGATAAACTATTTTTATCGAATCTTTGCCAAAAAACGTCATCGTTCCATCCTGCTGGGTGGTTCCGAAGATTCTCTGGACAACTGGTTTGACCGCTACAATGTGATTCCCGGTATCGAAATCCTGGGCTGCGTCACCAATAATCCGGAAACAATTTCTGAAGGGAACCGTCAGCATCTCCTGGGTACCCTGGACCAGATGGAATCCGTCTGCAACCGCACCGGCTGCCGTGAACTTTTGGTAGTATCCAATGCTTCTGGCTATCGTGAGCCTTTCAGTATTGAATACCTGGAAAAGCTGGGTTTAAGGGTGTTTTTGCTGGTGGGAAACGGCAAAGACGGCAATTTTGCCCTAGTAAACCTGAAATATCTCCATTAACGTAAGTTTTTGTCCTAAAATAAGTTATCTTTTTGCCTATAGTGATTTATCATTAAAAGGCAATATGATCGACTCTAAGTTTTTGGATATTCTGTGCTGCCCCGAGACCAGGGGTGCCCTTAAGCCTGCAAACAATGAACTGCTGGCTACCTTGAACAGCGCAATTGAAGCTGGTACTTTGAAGAATGTAGCCGGCGAAAAGATTACAGAAAAGTTGACTGAAGTCCTGGTTTCCGAGGATGGTTCCAGGGCTTATATTGTCCGTGAGGATATTCCGGTTCTTTTGGCTGACGAAGCTATTATGCTCTAGAAGGAGTAAATATGACGGTAACGTTGGAATCTCTTAAAAAGTCCGTTGGCAGAAAGAGCGCCAAGTCCGAGATTTTTGCTTGGCTTGCCGATCTGGAACGCGCCGCCGGTAACTTGGACGGAGCCCTCCAGAGGGTGGATAACGGCCTTGCGCTGTACCCCAATGATGTGGCAGCCATGATCGTCCGTGCCAAGATTCTTTTCCAGCAGGAAAAGTACGAGGAATGTGTCCAGCAGTGTGAAACAATCCTGGTGAAGGATACTTTCAGCCTGGCCGGCCAGAAAATTATGGGTGATGCCTACGACAAGTTGGGCAATATTCCCGAACGTAACCTTTGTTACCGTCGTTACCACGACATGGACCCCCTGAATACCTTCTGGAAGGATGAGTACGATGTGGTGGAAACTGCTGCCGTTGCTGCTGCTGTGGCTGCGGATATGACCATGTCCGATGCTGATTTCAGCATGCCCGAGGAAGAAGGCGGCCTGTTTACATCTAGCGAACAGGAATCTGGGAACTTCTTGGGTGGCGACGATTCTACCTTCGAAAAGTCCTTTGAAGATACCTTCGGTTCTGAATCTAGTGAAGAGTCTTCTGAAGATGACGGCGGCCTGTTTGAAAAGTCCTCAAGTTCTGTTGGACTTTCTCTGGATGATGATCAGTCTGCTGAATCCGCAAGTCCTTTCAGCAAGGGTTTTGATGAACCTGAGGAAGAAGAATCTCTTGAAGCTCCTCTCAGTGGTGGCTTTGGTGGATCCTTGAATGACTCTCTGGGTGGCGTCTTTGATACTCCTGCTCAGGAAGAGTCTACCGATGACGATCCGTTTGCCGCTCTTGCCGCAATGCTTCCCAATAGCGATGCAGCCGAAGATTCCATGATGGAAGACCTGACTGCATCTCTGGATCAGACCATGGCTACCATCTCTGCAGAAGATACTGCGGACAAGCCTTTGGAAGAATTCCCGGCGGATGATAATATTTCTGGCAATGACGTGAATTCCGCTATGGCCAGTTTCTTTGGTCTGGATGATGATCTGGAAGCTGAGGAAACCTCTACAGCTGGTTCAAGTGCTTTGGATGAAACTCCTGTGGATGAAAGTGCATCTGCTAATGCCTCCATGGTGTTTGGTTCTTCTAGCGAAGACCAACCTATGAGCGTGGACAATGCATTCAGTTCTATCTTCGGTGATGACGAACTGCCTGAGGAAAAACCCCAGAGTGCTCCTGTTGCAGAAGATAGTTCTGAACTTCCTGCAGTAGAAAGTCTGGATGTTCCTGCTGAAGAACGCTTGGATGTTCCCGCTGAAGAAAGCTTGGACGTTCCCGCTGAAGATAAGCCGTTGAGTGTGGACAATGCTTTTGACTCTATCTTTGGCGAAGATGAACTTCCCGAAGAAAAACCTGTAGAAGCTGCTGCAGAAAGTCTGGAGCTTCCTGCTGAAGAATCTCTTGAACTTCCCGCAGAAGAACCTGCCCTTGGCGACTGGAGCCCCGCTCCTGCTGCTGCAGAAGAACCTGCACTTGAAGTTGTTGAAGAAACTCCCGCGCTTGAAGTTGCGGAAGAAAAGCCTGCAGACGATGGCGCTCTGAGTGTTGATGGAGCCTTCAGCTCTATCTTCGGTGATGACGATGATCTTCCGGAGGAAAAGCCCGCAGAAGAACCTGCACTTGGTGACTGGAGCCCCGCTCCTGCAGCTGCAGAAGAACCTGCACTTGAAGTCGTTGAAGAATCTCCGGCTCCTGAAGTTGCAGAAGAAAAGCCTGCAGATGATGGCGCCCTGAGTGTTGATGGTGCCTTCAGCTCTATCTTCGGTGATGACGATGATCTCCCGGAGGAAAAGCCTGTAGAAGCAGCTCCCGCTGAAGAATCTCTTGAACTTCCTGCAGAAGAACCTGCCCTTGGCGACTGGAGCCCCGCTCCTGCTGCTGCAGAAGAACCTGCCCTTGAAGTCGTTGAAGAATCTCCTGCTCCTGAAGTTGCAGAAGAAAAGCCTGCAGATGATGGCGCCCTGAGTGTTGATGGAGCCTTCAACTCTATCTTCGGTGATGACGATGATCTCCCTGAAGAAAAGCCTGTAGAAGCAGCTCCTGCAGAAGAATCTCTTGAACTTCCTGCCGAAGAACCTTCTATGGTGGAAGAAGTGGAAACTCCGACAGCTCCCGCGATCACTTCCGCAATGGATTTCGTTCTGGATGATGAACCTGCCGCACCGGCCGAAGAACCTGCTCCTGCATCTGAAGCTAGCTTTACCGTAGATAGCGCCTTCAGTTCCATCTTTGGCGATGACGATGACCTGCCGGAAGAAAAACCTGCTGAACCTGTTGTAGAAACTGCTCCTGAAGAAACTGCAACTCTGGCAGAACAGGTGGATCAGGCTGAAGCAGAATTGGAATTGCCCTCTGTCCAGAAGGAAGATGCTTCTGACTTGGCTCAGGAAATGGGTGGCGCATTCGCCTCCATGTTTGGCGATCAGGATGATCTTGATCTCCCGGCCTTGGATGGTGAAGACAAACTAACGTTCGGCGCTGAAGATGATCAGCAGGCCACTGGCGCCGCATTTGAAGAAGCTTCTGAAAGCAAGCTGGAATCCGATCTGGACAAGTCCTTTAGCAACTTGTTCGGCGATGACGACGACTTGTCCATGCCTTCTGAAAACGGGGCTGAAGCTCCTGCTGTTGAATCCGCACAGGATACTCCTGCAATGCAGAATCTGGATTCTCTGGAATCCGAAGTTTCTGGCGCATTCAAGGGCTTATTTGAAATGGACGACGATTCCTTGACTCTGGATCAGGATAAGCCTTCCAATAGCGGTGTGGATTTCCTCATGTCTGGTGATTCCGATGACGAAGTTTCCGCCGGTCTTATCAATAATCCGGATGCCCCGCTGAATCGTGGCGCTCAGGAAATTGACGAAAGCTTGAATACCAAAACTCTGGCTGAAATTTATTTCGATCAGGGCCTCTATGGTAAGGCTTTGGATATCTATAAGGATTTGGCTCAAAAGGAACCTGAAAATCAGGAAATTGCCAACCGTATGGCCGAAGTTGAAAAACTCTACAAGGAAAAGTTTGGAGGTAATGGGTAATGGCTGATCAGCCGCAACAGCAGCAGAGGACTCTCCGCATTGAGCAGCTCCTTCGTGAAATGGTAAACCACAAGGCATCTGACTTGCACATCCGTGTGGGCGTTCCTCCGGTTTATCGTATTAACGGTTCTCTGCAGAAACTTTTTGATATTCGTGTGGACGGTATGATGATGGATTCCTTCCTGGATGATATCATGAACCGCGAACAGAAACAGCGTTTTGAAGCCAATAAGGAATGTGACTTTGCCGTGGGCGCCCGCGATATGGGACGTTTCCGTGTGAATGTGTTCCGTCAGCGTGGTACGATCGCTATTGTGATCCGTCATATTAAGGCTAAGATTCCTCCCTTCGAAGAATTGCACCTGCCTGAAGTCATCCGCGAATTGGCTCTGACCAAGCGTGGCTTGATTCTCGTGACAGGTACGACGGGCTCCGGTAAGTCCACCACACTTGCTTCCATGCTGGATTACATTAACCAGACGGAAACGGTGAACATCATTACCGTTGAAGACCCGATCGAATATCTTTACAAGGATAACAAGGCTATTATCTCCCAGCGTGAAATTGGGGTGGATACCTTGTCTTATGCAAACGCTCTGCGTGCCGCTTTGCGTCAGGACCCTGACGTGTTGCTGGTGGGCGAAATCCGTGACCTTGAAACCATGCAGATCGCTATGACCGCTGCTGATACGGGCCACATGGTGTTTGCAACTATCCATACGACCAACGCAACTGAAACCATTCACCGTGTGCTTTCCATGTACCCGCCTCACCAGCATGACGAAATTCGTCTGTTGTTGGGTGAAGTTCTGGCTGGCATTATTTCTCTGCGCTTGCTGCCCACTAAGGATGGCAACGGACGAGTTCCTGCTGCAGAAATTCTGGTGAACTCTGGTGCAATTCGTGAATACATCCAGGATAAGACCAAGAATGACCTGATTGAACAGGCCATCGCTGAAGGCCATATGCAGTATCATAGTCAGACCTTTGACCAGGCTCTGCTTGAACTGTACGGAAGTGAACAGATTTCTCTGGAAACGGCAATGTCTGCTGCTACCAATCCGGATGACTTCGATCTTAAGATTCGCGGTATCTCTGGTACTTCTGAACGCGGCTGGATGTAATTCTCTGCGATATACGAATATGGAAAAGGCGCTCCGTAAGGAGCGCCTTTCTGTATGTATTTTTAGAACTGGCTTAGAAAACCTGCTGGGTTATCTTACGCGGGAGTTCCACTTCTTTTTAAAGCGGGGCTCATCCAGAACTTTCGCCCATACGAAACCGCGACGGATTTCGGCCTTGTTAAAGCTGCGGGCATGTCTACTGTGTTCTGCCGTGGGGCAGGGGGCTCCGATGGATTCGGATCCGTCGTTTATCTGACCGGCCTGTTCGCGAAGCTGACGGGCGCGTTCTTCCAGTTCTGCCAATTCCTTCTGGTGTTGGAGTTCTGCATCACGACGGGCCTGGAGGGCGGATTCCTGTGCACTGGCGGCCTGGCGCTCCTCTTCATCACGTTGTTCGCGCTTGAATAGGTTGTCCAGTTCCACCTTGTCGTGTACCAGAAGGTCGCAGTAGCCTTCGCCCATGTCGCGGCCAACAATGCGGTGGGCCTGCAGTTCTGTGAGAACTTGCTGGGCGGTACTTTCGGAGAACCCGAAGGCCTGCTGCAAGTACTCCACACAGACTTCTTCCCACTGGATGACGGATTCGGCAATTTCCCTGAAGGTAATGCGGTTGGGGTTTGCCGGCGTGACTACCGGCAAATCGACTTCCTCATCCTCTTCATTGTAGCTTTCGTCCTCATTGTCATCGTAGTTTTCGCTGTATTCATCCACAGGAGGAACTGGCGGCTCTACGTTCCCTTGGGCTGCCTGACGTTGGGCTTCTTCAAATTGACGAATCAAATCTTGCAGGTTGCCTTGGCGCCTGGGCTGGCTTGATGCGTCGGAAGAAGTCTCCCGTCGGGTGTCCCGAGGGGGTTCGGACTTTTTCTTCTGAGATTCAATCACCTTCTTGACGATCACGGGAAGAACGTAGATGGCGATTAGAATTAATAAACCTTCCATGGGCTAATCTCTAATTACTTAGCCTCGGGAGCGGAACCGATTTCCTTGCGCATCTGAGTATCGGCTTCGATGTTCTTCATGTTGTAGTAGTCCATAACGCCAAGCTTGCCGTCGCGAAGGGCGGTTGCCATAGCCATAGGAATCTGGGCTTCTGCTTCCACCAGCTTTGCCTTCATTTCCATGACCTTAGCCTTCATTTCCTGTTCGGCGGCGAATGCCATGGCACGGCGTTCTTCTGCCTTGGCCTGAGCAATCTTCTTATCGGCTTCTGCGCGGTCGGTTTCCAGGATTGCACCGATGTTCTGGCCCACGTCTACGTCGGCGATATCGATGGAGAGAATTTCGAATGCGGTACCTGCGTCCAGACCGGAAGCCAACACCTTCTTGGAAATCATGTTGGGGTTTTCAAGAACTTCCTTATGGCTCTGTGCGGAACCGATGGAAGACACGATGCCTTCGCCAACGCGGGCAATCACAGTTTCTTCGCCTGCGCCACCCACCAACTTCTGGATGGATGCGCGAACGGTAATACGGGTCACGGCGTGGAGCTGAATACCGTCCAGAGCCACTGCGGAAACCTTGGGGGTAGTAATGACCTTGGGGTTCACGGACATCTGCACTGCTTCCAGAACGTTACGGCCTGCCAGGTCGATGGCGGCTGCTTCCTTGAAGTCCAGCTTGATGTTTGCCTTGTTTGCGGCGATAAGAGCCTGGATCACGCGGAGCACGTTACCACGGGAAAGGTAATGGGCTTCAAGCAGGTTGGTATCCACCGGGAGACCCGCCTTGCAGCTAAGAATACGAGCTTCCACAATCACCTGGGGAGGAACCTTACGAAGGCGCATACCGATGAGCTGGAAAATGCTCACGTTTGCCTTGGAGAACAATGCCTGAAGCCAGAGGCTAAAGAACTTGCCTACGAAGGCGAGCAGAATGATGACAACGATAGCGGCAATAATAATGCCTACGGTTACGAGAGTATCCATATGTGATCCTTTATGTTAAAAATGCTTTTAGCTGTTATTTGCAGAAACGAAAATGTGACCTTCCTGAACGGCGTCCACCTTGATGGACTGGCCTGCTTCAATGATTTCCCCGCGGGTATGTACGTCCAGTAATTTGGTTGTACCATCGGCAGTTGTAAAAGCTGCTTGGCCCACCGGGCGAAGGAATGTCTTAGCCACGCCAATGGTTCCTACTGCAATCTCCTGGATTGATTCCGTGGGGGAGGCTGCGGTTTCAAGGTCGGTCTTTAGCATAGGAGTCCAGCCTTCGGGCAGAAGGGGAATCAAGTACTTGCTAGCCGCAATGGGGAATACAAGGGCGATGGCCGCGCACACAAGCATGTAGAATAAACCGAACAGCCAGGGAAGTGCGTCAAATGTTTCTTCGGCGGCCTCCGGAACGTATTCAGGGATATTGCCGGGGTCGTAGCTGGTAGCAAGAGCTATAATCATGCAGATGATACCACCGATACCAAAGAGGAATGTACCAGGCATCACGAAAATTTCCACCAGGAAGAGAATGACGCCTGCAATCAGGAGGATTGCGGGAAGCATGCCGTCCAGCTGGGGTGCGAACTGACCTAGGAATACAACACCAATAAGGATGATACCTGCAATGCCAAAGAAGCCAAAACCAGGAGTCTTGAACTCGATGTAGAGGGCGCCGAAGCCGAGAATCAGCAGGAGTCCGCTGATGGCTGCAATGGCGTTAGCAATGTCTTCGCCCATGGTTGTTTCCACTTCGCTTTTCTTCTCAATGGATAGGGCTGTTTCAAATTCGTCGCGACCGGGGAAAGTTCCTTGGGAGAATCCTAATTCTTGAGCTTCCTTATCGGTCATGGTCAAAAGTTCGCCTTCCTTCACCAGAATTTTGGGTGAACCCCAGAACTTCTTGTCGGCTTCGCTCATGACGGCGTATTTGGGAGATTCAATGACCATGGTGGTGTCGCGGGCGGTTTTCTTGCCTGCATCCAACTTAGTCTTCAATTCCAGAACTTCAAGTTCCGGAGTTACGAAAGCTGTGGTCAGCAATTCGGGATAGCCGTTTTTCTGAGCCAGGTTGCGGAACTTGGCGCGGAGGGGAGACTGAACCTTTTCTCCGATAATCTGGGGGGCGCCACCAGCACTTTGAAGGATAGGGGCGCAGTCGCCGATGGTGGTTGATTCCATCATATAAAGTTTGTTGCAGGCCAGAGCAATGAGGCTACCTGCGCTAATGGCTTTCTTCTTCACGAAGGCAATGGTTTGGGGACCGCGAACGGCCATGATGGTATCCACGATGTCGAAGGCTGCGTCCAGGCGACCGCCAAAAGTATTGATTTCGAAAATGATGTAGTCCGGTTTTTGTTCCAGGGCTTCACCGATGGCGCGGGCGCAGAACTCGTACATGGCCGGTTCCACGTCACCTTCCAGCTTGATCCAAACAGCGTGCTTTTTCGCAGCAGCCTTGGCGGTGGAATCTGTGGCTACAGGGCCGGGGAGGCTGGAGTCGGTTGCAGCAATTGCTGCCTCGACAATATGTTTGTCATTCCGAGCCGTAGTCGAGGAATCTTGACTAGCGGTATTTGCAAAGGCGAATGCAGCAAATACAGCCAAAAAACAAAGAATTTTAGTTACAAACTTCATACTACCAATGTATAAAGTTTTCGTGTCACAGGAGTGCCAAAATATGGGATTTCTTATGAAAAATCCATTTCAATAAATAAAGGCCGCGCCATTGATGGTGCGACCTTTGAATGTTTAAGGGTTTGTTTTTTACAATCCTGCTAGAACCTGCATCAACCTCTTTTTGGCGGGGCCATCGTTTAGGGGCAGGAACAGTTCCTTGGCGAAGGATTTCATGAGCATCTTTTGGGCAGTGGCGGTGGGAATGCCGCGGCTGGTCAGATAGAACATCTGGTCGTTATCCAGTTCGCCGCAGGTGTTGCCGTGGGTGCATTCCACGTCGTCGTGATAAATCTTCAGGACGGGCTTTACGGAAACGCTGGATTCGTCGCCCAGCAGGATGGTGTTTACCAGCTGGCTGGAGTTCACCTGGCTGCAGTGATCGCCAACGATAACGCTGCCGTCATAGCTTACGTAGGAACTTTCGTCCAGCAGGTTGCGGGCGAACTGAGAGCTGACAGTGTTGGGGGCGTTATGACGGATGGTCAAGCGCTGATGCTTGCTGGCGGAACCTTTCAATATGGACAAACTGCGGTAATCGAAGTTGGCGCCTTCGCCGTTCAGATCCACATCAATGCTGATGCGGCCAATGCCAGCGTCCTGCAGGATGTTGGAAAAATGAACGATTGAGTTGGCGGCCTGCCTGATCACAAAGTGACGGAACTGCAGGGGCAATTCGTTGGCGGGATTTGCAAAGAAAATTTCCAGCTCGGCGCCTTCTTCAACGGTGATGTCGAAACGTTCGGCGGCAATTTCGTGCTGAACCTTGTTGTCCAGAATTTCAAGGGAAATCTTGGCGTTCTTGCCGATGGTGAAAATGCTGTGGCCGAAATCGTCGCGGCTCTTGATGAGACCCATTTCGGTTTCGCCTTCCGCAAAATCCTTCTTCATAGCGGGAGCCGCTTTTGCAATGGGCAAAAGGGCGGCGATATCCGTCTCGTTTTCAAAAATACTTGCGGAACCTTCCTGCGTATTCAGAATATTGGGAATCTTATAGACCGGGAAGAAACTCCACAGCTCGTTATTGCGCTTGGGCATGCCAAGGGCATTGATGCGAGCCTGGGCGGCCTGTGCTAATTCAGTATTGGTATAGCTCATTCGTCGCCTCAGTTACTTTTCTTCGATCCAGTCGTAGCCCTGTTCTTCCAGCTTCAAGGCCAGTTCCGGACCGCCGCTCAAAATGATCTTGCCGTGGCGCAGCACATGAACGTAGGTGGGCTTGATGTAGTCCAGCAAACGCTGGTAGTGGGTCACGAGAATCACGGCCTTTTCGGGGCTCATGATGTGGTTGATGCCGTTTGCAACGATGCGCAGAGCGTCAATGTCCAGGCCGGAGTCGGTTTCGTCCAGGAAGGAAACCTTTGGGTCCAGAATTGCCATCTGGAGAATTTCGTTACGCTTCTTTTCGCCGCCGGAGTAGCCCTCGTTGACGCCGCGGTCGCGGTAACGGTTGTCCATTTCCAGAAGTTCCATCTTTTCTTCGCAGAGCTTCTTGAAGTCTTCGGCGCTCATTTCCGGGAGACCCAGGAAGTTACGCTTGGAGTTCAGTGCCATCTGCAAAAATTCCACGTTGTTTACGCCCGGAATTTCGGTGGGGTACTGGGTGCTGATGAACAGGCCGGAGTTGGCGCGTTCGCAGATTTCCATGTCAAGCAGATTCTTGCCGTCCAGTTCCACAACGCCATCGTTCACGGTGTAGGCGGGGTGGCCTGCGATCACCTTGGAAAGGGTGCTCTTGCCGGAACCGTTGGGACCCATGATGGCGTGGACTTCGCCGGGCTTTACTTCCAGGTTGATACCCTTCAAAATCTGGGTTCCGTCTTCGATACTTGCTTTAAGGTTCTTGATGCTTAACATGTTTTCCTCGTTTATAAACTTTTCTTTTGTGTCCGCCGGTCTCAAGGTTCTGTGATCCTAGAATCCCATATCGTCGTCGTTGTTGAATTCGTCTGCGCCGTAGGAATAATCTTCCTCTTCGGGAGGTTCTTCCATGGCCTCGGGCGGCATATCGGGTGGAGGACCGAAGTCCGGCTGATCAAATTCCTGGGGAGGCGTTTCCATCTGGTTGGGTTCCGTTTGGTAAGACTCAGACTGGTACGTTTCCTGCGGGGCGCTCTGCATTTCGGGCAGGGCTGCCTGGAACTGGATCAGCTGGGCCTTGCTTCGCACGACCTGATCTGCAAAGGCGTCAATCTGGATTTTCTCCGCGTTCAGCAGGTTGTTAATGGTCTGCATTCCCTGGGTGAACTTGGTCATCTTCATGCGGGTGTTCACACGTTCCATGGTATCCAGGGGGAGTTCCTTTTTCTGGCGGTCGCAAAGCTTTGTGGAAAGCACCGTCAGAGTCTGGTAGAACTCGTAGATTTCCTGAGGGGGCTTCCATAGCTCGTCGGGCAGACCTTCAATGAAG
This sequence is a window from Fibrobacter sp. UWEL. Protein-coding genes within it:
- a CDS encoding type IV pilus twitching motility protein PilT translates to MADQPQQQQRTLRIEQLLREMVNHKASDLHIRVGVPPVYRINGSLQKLFDIRVDGMMMDSFLDDIMNREQKQRFEANKECDFAVGARDMGRFRVNVFRQRGTIAIVIRHIKAKIPPFEELHLPEVIRELALTKRGLILVTGTTGSGKSTTLASMLDYINQTETVNIITVEDPIEYLYKDNKAIISQREIGVDTLSYANALRAALRQDPDVLLVGEIRDLETMQIAMTAADTGHMVFATIHTTNATETIHRVLSMYPPHQHDEIRLLLGEVLAGIISLRLLPTKDGNGRVPAAEILVNSGAIREYIQDKTKNDLIEQAIAEGHMQYHSQTFDQALLELYGSEQISLETAMSAATNPDDFDLKIRGISGTSERGWM
- a CDS encoding glycosyltransferase family 2 protein, which encodes MDLSLVIPVKEESENLPELFKEIVAALAPTGYEYEVIIVDDGSRDNTWEVIENLAKEYPFTKAYRFQFNCGKAAGLALGFSKAKGKYVATLDGDLQDDPLEIPKMIKILEDGYDLVSGWKIRRLDPWHKTWPSKLFNLTVSAVCGKRLHDFNCGIKAYRCSVVRFIDLYGDFHRFIPVMAKWQGFRITEMPVAHRARVHGVSKYGVSRLVSGFLDLLSLMFLKSFATKPLHFFGLLGLICILIGLGVTGYFAYEWIQLGALHVRPLLLAGGFALVMGVQFISLGLLGEMMNGNRKRTYPVAESIEDSAAK
- the floA gene encoding flotillin-like protein FloA (flotillin-like protein involved in membrane lipid rafts), producing the protein MDTLVTVGIIIAAIVVIILLAFVGKFFSLWLQALFSKANVSIFQLIGMRLRKVPPQVIVEARILSCKAGLPVDTNLLEAHYLSRGNVLRVIQALIAANKANIKLDFKEAAAIDLAGRNVLEAVQMSVNPKVITTPKVSAVALDGIQLHAVTRITVRASIQKLVGGAGEETVIARVGEGIVSSIGSAQSHKEVLENPNMISKKVLASGLDAGTAFEILSIDIADVDVGQNIGAILETDRAEADKKIAQAKAEERRAMAFAAEQEMKAKVMEMKAKLVEAEAQIPMAMATALRDGKLGVMDYYNMKNIEADTQMRKEIGSAPEAK
- a CDS encoding glycosyltransferase family 2 protein — its product is MAVDYSCSVIIVAYNSSDFIPACLKSVRDASEDVDVEVIVLDNGSPEPITAEIKAFFPEVKWVDSKENLGFGKGCNLAVKSATKPYLFFINPDTIVSRDSFRKMLEFVQEHPETGLAGSRILNEDGSLQLACRRSFPTTFSAISKTIGLAALFPKSKLFASYNMTYADPDEVTEVDAISGSFFCVRSDLYRELKGFDEDFFMYGEDLDLCFRAKATGHKNYYTPVTNILHFKGQSCKTRRWKSYVDFYQAMLIFVRKHKDLYFVPSLLVSLGILFAAFVGMFSRLIPKFWKIILDVILIFGVSLIACCVENDPYDGFVNTDVVFLSVLVVNILYLALRGEYSTASLNGEKFICHLVPINFLAVAGSLAYIVFLSNRGCVCSILDSNELYCYLILVLGIPLALKAWRRVAFWINYFYRIFAKKRHRSILLGGSEDSLDNWFDRYNVIPGIEILGCVTNNPETISEGNRQHLLGTLDQMESVCNRTGCRELLVVSNASGYREPFSIEYLEKLGLRVFLLVGNGKDGNFALVNLKYLH
- a CDS encoding Trm112 family protein — translated: MIDSKFLDILCCPETRGALKPANNELLATLNSAIEAGTLKNVAGEKITEKLTEVLVSEDGSRAYIVREDIPVLLADEAIML
- a CDS encoding polyprenol monophosphomannose synthase, which gives rise to MAYPKSLVIIPTYNEKENILLIMAEILKQNECLEILVVDDGSPDGTGDMVQAETEKNPRIHLLRRKGKMGLGSAYVTGFKWALERDFQRVFEMDADFSHNPADLTRFLDAAENGADLVLGSRYLDNKISVVNWDLKRLILSYGANVYTRIVTGLPISDATGGFKCYSRAALQALNLDKMKSDGYCFQIETTFKVRKKGLTVKEIPIVFTDRTRGTSKMSGGIISEAFFLVLKLRLGLA